The following nucleotide sequence is from Microbacterium imperiale.
AGAGAGCGCCCACGCCAGCAGGGCATTGACAGGTGCGAGAATGGCAGACATGCCTCAGCACACTGCAGTAGCGACGATCCACACCAATCACGGCGACATCGTCGTCAACCTTTTCGGCGACCAGGCCCCCCGCACGGTGAAGAACTTCATCGGTCTCGCCGATGGCACCGGCGAGTGGACCGACCCCGCCACGGGCAAGCCCGGCCAGGGCCCGCTGTACACCGATGTCATCTTCCACCGCATCATCCCGAACTTCATGATCCAGGGCGGCGACCCGCTCGGTCAGGGCATCGGCGGTCCGGGATACAACTTCGACGACGAGATCAGCCCCGAGCTCGACTTCCAGAAGCCCTACATCCTCGCGATGGCGAACGCCGGACTGCGTCGCAACGCGATCACGGGCAAGGCCGAGGGCACCAACGGCTCGCAGTTCTTCATCACGACAGACCCGACTCCTTGGCTGCAGGGCAAGCACACGATCTTCGGCGAGGTCGCGGATGACGCTTCGCGTCAGGTCGTCGACGCGATCGCCGCGGTGAAGACCGGCGCGGGCGACCGGCCGATCGAGCCCGTCGTCATGTCGTCGATCGACGTCACCGCGGTCTGAGCGGTTCGTGAGCGCGTCCGAGCTTCGGAGCAATCCCGACAACTTCTGCTACCGGCATCCCGATCGGCAGAGCTTCGTGCTCTGCCAGCGCTGCCTGCGCACGATCTGCGCGGAATGCCAGACGCCGATGCCCGTCGGGGTGATCTGCCCCGAGTGCCTGCGTGAGCAGCAGAAGAGCTCGGGCGCGCCACGACCCCGCCGCGCGCCTCGCGTCCTGCGAGCGGTGCGCGCCGACGACTCCCGACCCCTGGTGACGTACGGCATCATCGGTCTGACGTTCTTCGTGTTCGTCGTCACGCTCATCCCGGGCGTCGGGCTCCTCGCCCGCCAGACGCTCGCGCTCATCCCACCGCTGCTCTATCCGTCATTCACGGGCTCGTTCGAGCCGTGGCGCCTGTTCACGGTGCTGCTCGTCCACAGCGGTTTCTGGCACGTGGGGCTCAACATGCTGGCCCTGTGGATGCTGGGCCGCAGCCTCGAGCCGATGCTCGGCCGGCTGCGCTTCCTGTGGCTCTATCTGCTGAGCGGCCTCGGCGGCTCCGTCGCCGCGGTGCTCCTCGGGTTCATGACGCCGGTCGTCGGCGCCTCGGGCGCGATCTTCGGCCTGTTCGGCGCTCTGCTCGTCATCGGTCGCCACATCGGCGCGAACATCACCGGGATCGCGGTGATCCTGGGCATCAACCTCGTGCTGTCGTTCCTGCCGCTGCTGACCGGCGCGCTGGGCGGCACGGGGATCCCGCAGGTGTCGTGGCAGGCCCACATCGGCGGTCTGATCGTCGGCGCCCTCGTCGGAACGATCTACGCGCGCACGCGCGCCATCCGCAAGCGGAAGCTGCAGTCGCTGCTGCTGGTCGCAACGGCCGTCGGCTTGATCGCGCTGCTGGCGGTGCCGCTCGCGATCTACGGGTGAGAGTTATCCACAGGTCTATCCCCAGGTGGGGATGGAATCACACCGGTGTAACTCACATGTGGACAGAGGGTCTCAGCGCCAGCGCGTCGTCATGAGGAACCCGATGAACGCGATGCCGAAGCCGATCACGAGGTTCCAGCCGCCGATACCGGGGACGGGCAGCGTGGAGTTGCTGAGGTAGAACACGAGCACCCACACGAGTCCGATGAGCATCAGACCCAGCATGATCGGCTTGAACCAGACCGGGTTAGGTGCGTCATCTGCGGGGCGTCGCTCCACGGTCGGGTCGTCGTGGTCGCTCGAAGATGCCATGGAATGAATCCTAACTGTCAGCCGCACGATAACCTGGGCGGCTAAACTTCCCGATCGTGGAGACCGAACCGCACACGCGTCGCTCGCGACGCTCCGCGCGACCACGACCGTCGCGTCCGCGTCGACGCACGAGCGTCGTCGGCGTGCTCGGGGAGCTCCTGCTCACCGCCGGCGTGGTGATGCTGCTCTTCGTCAGCTGGCAGATGTGGTTCGGCGACATGATCATCAGCTCGCAGAAGCAAGCCGAGGCCTCCGCTCTGGCGCAGCAGTGGGCGGATGCCGCACAGGCTGATACCCCGGCCGAGACGCCCGAACCGACGGAGACGTCCGAGGCTCCCGCTGAGCCCGCCCCGCCCGTCATCCCGGTGCTCGACGAGCCGGGCCACGGCGCCGAGTTCGGCATCATGTACATCCCGCGCTTCGGTCCCGACTGGCAGTTCAAGATCGCGAGCGGCACGGCGAAGAAGTCCATCCTGGATGCCGGCTACATCGGCCACTACGAGGGCTCGGCCATGCCGGGCGCCGAGGGCAACATGGCCGTGGCCGCGCACCGGTGGACGTCCGGCGCTCCGTTCGACCCCGTCGATCGCCTCGTCATCGGCGACGCCGTCGTCATCCAGACCCAGGACGGCTGGTACACCTACCGCTTCCGCAACGTCGAGTACGTGCAGGACACCGCCATCGAGGTGCTCAACCCCGTGCCGCAGCAGGTCGACCTCGCCGCGAACGGCCGCTACCTCACGCTCACCAGCTGCGCGCCGAAGCTGAACATGCTCGAGCGCATCATCTCGTACGCGGTCTTCGAGGAATTCACGCCGAACAGCGCCGGCCCGCCGGCATCCCTCTCCGAAGGAGTGAGCGCCTGATGTATGCCGCACTCTGGCGCGTCCTGCCCGGTCCGTGGTGGATCCGCGTGATCATCCTGCTGATCCTCGCCGCCGCCATCGTCTACGCACTGTTCTTCTACGCGTTCCCGGCGATCGCGCCGTTCTTCTCACCCGCCGAGGAGTCGACGGTCGGGTGACGACGGTCCTCGTCGTCGACAATCACGACAGCTTCGTCCACACGCTCGTCGGGTACCTGCGCGAGCTGGGTGCGACGACGGAGCTGGTGGAAGCCGACGCCGTGACCGATCCCCGCGGCGCGATCGCCGGATTCGACGGTGTGCTCGTATCGCCGGGGCCGGGGACTCCACAGGATGCCGGCGCCTCGATCCCGATCGTCGCGGCCGCGGCATCCGTTCGCACACCTCTGCTGGGGGTGTGTCTTGGTCATCAGGCGATCGCCGTCGCGTTCGGCGGTCGCGTGGGGGAGGCCCCGGAACTGATGCACGGGATGACATCGAACGTGCTGCATGATTCCTCGGCGCTGTACCGTGGGATGCGGCATCCGTTCGTCGCCGGCCGTTACCACTCGCTTGCGGTGGAGGCCGCGCACCTGCCGGATGTGCTGGCGGTGACGGCGCGCACCGCCGAAGGCACCGTGATGGGGATCGCCCACCGCTCGCTGCCAATCCAGGGCGTGCAGTTCCACCCCGAGTCGGTGCTCACCCAGGGGGGCTACCGGCTGCTCGGCAACTGGCTCGCCTCGATCGGGCTCGAGGGAGCGGACGAGACCGGCGCGGGTCTGCAGCCGCACCGCGCGGCCGCGGCGCAGCACTGAACCGAGCTGAATCGCGCCCAGCCGGGCGGGCGACGCGATTCGTTCAGGCGCCGGTGCAGACGGTGAGGGCGACGGTCGAGCCGATCGGCACCTCGCCCGGCGTCAGCGACTGGGCGGCGACCGTCTGACCGCCGGGGGAGGCGGGGCAAGCCGGGTCTTCGACGACCTCGGGGATCAGCTGCAGCGCGTCCTGCTGCAGCTCGCGCTGCGCAGCCTCGACGGTGTAGCCGGTGAGGTCGACGAGGGTGACGGTGCCGCTGGCGACGACGAGGTTGACCGTGCTGCCCATCGCCAGCTCGGAGCCGGCGGCAGCCGACGCCTCGATGACGGTGCCGGCGCCCAGGGTCGGGTGGTTGCGCGAGCGCACCGAACCGAGCTGCAGTCCGGCGTTCGTCAGCGCCGCGGTCGCCTCGTCGCGCGAGAGGTTCTCGAGCGTGGGGACGACCGCCATCTCCTGGCCGGTCGAGACGTAGACGGTGACGCGTTGGCCGGGGGAGACGGTCGTGCCCTCAGCCGGCTCGGTGCCGATGACGTCGCCCGCGGGAACGGTACCGTCGCTGCGATCCGAGCGCACCGGCGTGAGCTCGGCCTCGGTCAGCAGGTTCTCGGCGAGGTCCCACGACTTGCCCGAGACCTCGGGCACCACTCGCGAGGTCGGGGGGACGGTCTGCGTCGGCTGGAACGCGAGCACCCAGATCAACACCGCGATCAGCAGTGCCGCGAGCACGGCCACACCTGCCCAGATCCAGCTGGCGGGAGGTCCGGATTGCGTGCGGCGCATCGACGTGTCGGTGCTCAGCTGGCGCAGCGACCGGGCGGTCTCAGCGGCGTTACGCGGATCGGGCCCGTAGAGCTCGCTGCTGAGCGCACCCATCTGCCGCTTCGAGGGCTGCTTGCCGCCGATCGCCTGCTGCAGGGCGGTGCGGAACTCGGTGGCATCCTGGAATCGCTGGAACGGGCTCTTCGCGAGTGCGCGCAGCACGATGGCGTCGAGTGCGCGGGGCACGTCCTCGACCACCTCGGACGGGGGGAGCGGCGCTTCGCTGACGTGCTGGTACGCCACCGCGACCGGCGTCTCGCCGCGGAAGGGCGCGCGTCCGGTGAGCAGCTCGTAGAGCACGACGCCCGTGGAGTACAGGTCGGCGCGCGCGTCCACGGGCTCGCCCTTGGCCTGCTCGGGCGAGAAGTACGCGGCCGTGCCGATGATCGCGGTCGTCTCGGCCACCGTCGACGACGAGTCCGAAACCGCGCGGGCGATGCCGAAGTCCATGACCTTCACGGCGTCGCCGTCGGTGATCATGACGTTGCCGGGCTTGATGTCGCGGTGCACGACGCCGGCGCGGTGCGAATACTCGAGCGCCTCGAGGATGCCGTCGACGTAGCGAACCGCGTCGGCTTCCGCGAGCGGGCCAGCCTCGAGCATGTCCTTGAGCAGACGGCCCGAGACCAGCTCCATGACGATGTAGGGCACGG
It contains:
- a CDS encoding cell division protein CrgA, which encodes MASSSDHDDPTVERRPADDAPNPVWFKPIMLGLMLIGLVWVLVFYLSNSTLPVPGIGGWNLVIGFGIAFIGFLMTTRWR
- the pknB gene encoding Stk1 family PASTA domain-containing Ser/Thr kinase — encoded protein: MASVYRGYDLTLGREVAIKILKRELADDPAFRTRFRLEAQSASRMSHPSIVRVFDAGEDVETDPDGSRHSVPYIVMELVSGRLLKDMLEAGPLAEADAVRYVDGILEALEYSHRAGVVHRDIKPGNVMITDGDAVKVMDFGIARAVSDSSSTVAETTAIIGTAAYFSPEQAKGEPVDARADLYSTGVVLYELLTGRAPFRGETPVAVAYQHVSEAPLPPSEVVEDVPRALDAIVLRALAKSPFQRFQDATEFRTALQQAIGGKQPSKRQMGALSSELYGPDPRNAAETARSLRQLSTDTSMRRTQSGPPASWIWAGVAVLAALLIAVLIWVLAFQPTQTVPPTSRVVPEVSGKSWDLAENLLTEAELTPVRSDRSDGTVPAGDVIGTEPAEGTTVSPGQRVTVYVSTGQEMAVVPTLENLSRDEATAALTNAGLQLGSVRSRNHPTLGAGTVIEASAAAGSELAMGSTVNLVVASGTVTLVDLTGYTVEAAQRELQQDALQLIPEVVEDPACPASPGGQTVAAQSLTPGEVPIGSTVALTVCTGA
- a CDS encoding peptidylprolyl isomerase — its product is MPQHTAVATIHTNHGDIVVNLFGDQAPRTVKNFIGLADGTGEWTDPATGKPGQGPLYTDVIFHRIIPNFMIQGGDPLGQGIGGPGYNFDDEISPELDFQKPYILAMANAGLRRNAITGKAEGTNGSQFFITTDPTPWLQGKHTIFGEVADDASRQVVDAIAAVKTGAGDRPIEPVVMSSIDVTAV
- a CDS encoding class E sortase is translated as METEPHTRRSRRSARPRPSRPRRRTSVVGVLGELLLTAGVVMLLFVSWQMWFGDMIISSQKQAEASALAQQWADAAQADTPAETPEPTETSEAPAEPAPPVIPVLDEPGHGAEFGIMYIPRFGPDWQFKIASGTAKKSILDAGYIGHYEGSAMPGAEGNMAVAAHRWTSGAPFDPVDRLVIGDAVVIQTQDGWYTYRFRNVEYVQDTAIEVLNPVPQQVDLAANGRYLTLTSCAPKLNMLERIISYAVFEEFTPNSAGPPASLSEGVSA
- a CDS encoding rhomboid family intramembrane serine protease is translated as MSASELRSNPDNFCYRHPDRQSFVLCQRCLRTICAECQTPMPVGVICPECLREQQKSSGAPRPRRAPRVLRAVRADDSRPLVTYGIIGLTFFVFVVTLIPGVGLLARQTLALIPPLLYPSFTGSFEPWRLFTVLLVHSGFWHVGLNMLALWMLGRSLEPMLGRLRFLWLYLLSGLGGSVAAVLLGFMTPVVGASGAIFGLFGALLVIGRHIGANITGIAVILGINLVLSFLPLLTGALGGTGIPQVSWQAHIGGLIVGALVGTIYARTRAIRKRKLQSLLLVATAVGLIALLAVPLAIYG
- a CDS encoding anthranilate synthase component II, translated to MTTVLVVDNHDSFVHTLVGYLRELGATTELVEADAVTDPRGAIAGFDGVLVSPGPGTPQDAGASIPIVAAAASVRTPLLGVCLGHQAIAVAFGGRVGEAPELMHGMTSNVLHDSSALYRGMRHPFVAGRYHSLAVEAAHLPDVLAVTARTAEGTVMGIAHRSLPIQGVQFHPESVLTQGGYRLLGNWLASIGLEGADETGAGLQPHRAAAAQH